The Desulfoscipio gibsoniae DSM 7213 genome contains a region encoding:
- a CDS encoding SLC13 family permease: MSEGTVIVQQQAKVGSWAWWAGIPGNKPLICLLLLAFFLTMVLIPVPESMIGLMTEETPLGSKLESGTTTYVDSYNKYVKSEDALTAEQVGQRAKITVGLLLSVALLWGTEAIPLGATNFLVAVILYIFMILPIDRISQAYMKDAVFFIGGVLCVAAGVSISGLDKRIGYLLLGRIGGLKSFCFIFFPLLAVLAGFFSEHALVAIMCPILLVVYMQACKKAGVKFDKKLAVLLFIGICFAANVGGSGSPAVGGRSAVMIGYFNGYDMPMNFTQWMMYGLPLVPVLALAMGAYMYFMLGRNSIAKDFNIAKAMKENVSEMGPIKGKELRMAILFAALVILWVFFSGTLGLGGTTIIIVVAMLLSRVVTWQDLQRRVAMDVVLLYAAACAMGVALDKTGGALWLARAFLDVLPDFMTDGQWIIMAVSLMTVIITNFMSDGATVGAIGPVVLPMADIGGVHLWKIGLACSFTSSFAHIMIVGTVNNAIAYTMARDPETGAHLITVTDFIKYGFGAVIISLIVTWGFCFFGYWNLLPWPGM, encoded by the coding sequence ATGTCAGAGGGAACAGTAATTGTTCAACAACAGGCAAAAGTAGGATCCTGGGCCTGGTGGGCTGGTATACCAGGGAACAAACCCCTTATATGCTTGCTCTTATTAGCCTTTTTTCTAACCATGGTCTTAATTCCCGTTCCCGAAAGCATGATCGGTTTAATGACCGAGGAAACACCACTGGGATCCAAACTGGAATCGGGAACCACCACTTATGTAGATTCTTATAATAAATATGTCAAAAGCGAAGATGCCCTAACTGCCGAACAGGTGGGCCAAAGAGCAAAAATAACCGTAGGGCTTTTGTTGAGCGTGGCTTTACTTTGGGGCACTGAAGCAATACCTCTTGGGGCCACCAACTTCCTGGTAGCTGTTATACTTTACATCTTTATGATATTGCCCATTGATAGAATATCCCAGGCATATATGAAAGACGCAGTGTTCTTTATCGGAGGCGTACTTTGTGTAGCGGCAGGGGTCTCAATTTCAGGCCTGGATAAACGCATTGGCTATCTACTCCTGGGGAGAATAGGTGGATTAAAAAGCTTCTGCTTTATATTTTTCCCTCTGCTGGCAGTATTGGCCGGATTCTTTTCCGAACACGCCCTGGTGGCAATTATGTGCCCGATCTTACTGGTTGTTTATATGCAGGCTTGTAAGAAAGCCGGTGTGAAGTTTGATAAAAAATTAGCCGTTCTGTTGTTTATTGGCATTTGTTTTGCGGCCAACGTGGGTGGTTCCGGTTCACCGGCGGTGGGCGGTCGCTCGGCAGTGATGATAGGCTACTTCAATGGCTACGATATGCCCATGAACTTTACTCAGTGGATGATGTACGGCCTACCCCTGGTGCCAGTGTTAGCACTTGCCATGGGTGCCTACATGTACTTCATGCTGGGACGCAATTCCATTGCCAAAGATTTTAATATTGCCAAGGCAATGAAGGAAAACGTCAGTGAAATGGGGCCGATTAAAGGTAAAGAGTTACGCATGGCTATACTGTTTGCCGCACTGGTGATATTGTGGGTATTCTTCAGTGGCACCTTAGGACTTGGTGGAACTACCATAATTATTGTCGTGGCTATGCTGCTGTCCAGGGTGGTTACCTGGCAGGATTTGCAACGCAGGGTGGCCATGGACGTGGTGCTGCTATATGCAGCGGCTTGTGCCATGGGGGTGGCCCTGGATAAAACCGGGGGAGCTTTGTGGCTGGCCAGGGCTTTCCTGGATGTACTGCCCGATTTTATGACCGACGGGCAATGGATCATTATGGCGGTTAGCTTAATGACAGTGATTATTACCAACTTTATGAGTGATGGTGCCACGGTGGGGGCTATTGGCCCGGTGGTGCTGCCGATGGCGGATATTGGCGGAGTACATCTATGGAAGATTGGGTTGGCGTGCTCATTTACCTCATCATTTGCCCATATCATGATCGTGGGCACGGTCAATAACGCCATTGCCTATACCATGGCCAGAGACCCTGAAACAGGTGCACATTTAATTACAGTGACGGATTTCATAAAATATGGATTTGGCGCTGTAATTATAAGTCTGATTGTGACTTGGGGATTCTGCTTCTTCGGTTACTGGAACCTGCTTCCCTGGCCTGGCATGTAA
- a CDS encoding CBS domain-containing protein — protein MNGPIRIMDIMRHPDNYPTVSLGQSIQQAWEIITSFYYNNSGVSCTGERMALVVDEENQFTGLISLESFHQSTDPWVHNVISRTSVRILENECDEITSSLLPHRKLEDIMIPVDKIALKSTDTASKAFSILCDNNVGTLPVLNIFRQIIGIVQAGDVFHALGLGSSFLKQAFMSYDYQRYGLFDDYYVDFLEELEKKNGAPQGTL, from the coding sequence ATGAATGGACCTATAAGAATTATGGATATTATGAGACATCCTGATAATTACCCAACTGTATCATTAGGGCAATCAATACAACAGGCTTGGGAAATTATAACCTCCTTTTATTACAACAATTCAGGTGTTTCATGCACCGGTGAACGAATGGCCCTGGTGGTGGATGAAGAAAATCAATTTACTGGTTTGATAAGCCTGGAATCCTTTCATCAGAGCACAGATCCGTGGGTACACAACGTTATCTCCAGAACGTCCGTGCGTATTTTAGAAAATGAATGCGACGAGATAACCTCCAGTTTATTACCGCATCGTAAATTAGAAGATATTATGATACCGGTGGATAAAATAGCATTAAAAAGCACCGACACAGCCAGTAAAGCTTTCTCCATACTATGTGACAATAACGTTGGTACGCTTCCAGTGCTAAATATATTCAGGCAAATAATTGGTATAGTACAGGCGGGCGATGTTTTTCACGCTCTTGGATTGGGATCCAGCTTTTTAAAACAGGCATTTATGAGTTATGATTATCAACGTTACGGTTTGTTTGACGATTATTATGTAGATTTCCTCGAAGAGCTAGAAAAAAAGAATGGAGCCCCACAAGGGACTCTATAA
- a CDS encoding ATP-binding protein produces MHFFRVSSLKTQLLIIILLAMLVPAAAMLYDIFIATKTDDVLINETEQKLIQITNLINEQMQREINISDEIRCATLSDIFNSVVVPLIEHYPGVRICLYERETDNIIIYGHLHEFGARLPEEKKERERRIYNETQAGIASVLSSGTPITRLGKTYDDRFLEHLVPIKNNNSEVIAVIWTEQMMHPIFAQSSRVRLVLRYIIFCVFGIGVAVTLFTISGIVNRIRIIKDGIIKMEKNLNNRLPEMSGEMGHVAAAINEMAQVLAEKEQLIDQYRRSENLMSMGRTITEIAHELRAPVSVIQATAQAMEINIKDTQLKDYVERIEQQVERHNKLINEILDFGRPDPGTMEPLDINDLVNSVLTTMEPLFSKADIMLEFKTTAQTPLIISGNAEKLKQVFINLSLNALDAMQQHGTLTIQTYSKDGYALVSVRDTGEGIAPEDLPNIFEPFYTKKARGSGLGLAISKRIIQIHGGIIDAKSEAGSGSIFTMRLPLQQICNAPEQD; encoded by the coding sequence ATGCATTTTTTTCGTGTATCCAGCCTAAAAACACAGTTATTGATAATTATTCTGCTAGCCATGCTGGTGCCGGCGGCAGCAATGCTTTACGACATTTTTATTGCCACTAAAACCGACGATGTACTAATAAATGAAACAGAACAAAAGCTAATTCAGATCACGAATTTAATTAACGAACAAATGCAGAGAGAAATAAATATAAGTGATGAAATAAGGTGCGCCACACTTTCTGATATTTTTAATTCGGTTGTCGTGCCGTTAATTGAGCATTACCCCGGGGTGCGCATTTGTTTGTATGAAAGAGAGACCGATAATATAATAATATATGGCCATCTTCATGAGTTTGGGGCACGCCTGCCCGAAGAAAAAAAAGAACGTGAAAGGCGTATCTATAACGAAACTCAGGCTGGTATCGCCTCCGTTCTGTCCAGTGGCACACCCATTACCAGATTGGGTAAAACTTATGACGACAGATTTTTGGAACACCTGGTACCTATAAAAAATAATAATTCTGAGGTAATTGCCGTAATCTGGACCGAGCAAATGATGCACCCTATTTTTGCTCAAAGTTCCCGGGTACGCTTGGTACTTAGATATATTATATTTTGCGTTTTTGGCATTGGTGTTGCCGTTACGTTATTTACCATTTCCGGAATTGTTAATCGTATCCGCATTATTAAAGATGGCATTATAAAAATGGAGAAAAATTTAAATAATAGGTTACCCGAAATGTCCGGTGAAATGGGGCATGTTGCTGCGGCAATCAATGAAATGGCGCAGGTACTGGCTGAGAAGGAACAATTAATTGATCAGTACAGGCGCTCGGAAAATTTAATGTCCATGGGGCGCACTATTACTGAAATCGCTCATGAACTGCGCGCGCCGGTTAGTGTAATTCAGGCTACTGCCCAGGCCATGGAAATAAATATCAAGGATACCCAGTTAAAGGATTACGTGGAAAGAATTGAGCAGCAGGTAGAGCGCCATAATAAACTCATTAATGAAATTCTCGACTTTGGCCGCCCTGATCCAGGCACCATGGAACCTCTTGATATAAATGATTTAGTAAACTCTGTGCTTACAACCATGGAGCCCTTGTTTTCTAAAGCGGATATCATGCTGGAGTTCAAAACCACGGCACAAACACCGTTAATTATTAGTGGAAACGCTGAAAAGCTTAAACAAGTGTTCATTAATCTAAGCTTGAATGCCCTGGATGCCATGCAACAACATGGAACATTAACCATCCAGACATACAGTAAAGACGGGTATGCGCTGGTTTCGGTCCGTGATACGGGAGAAGGAATAGCACCGGAAGATTTACCCAACATTTTTGAACCGTTTTATACGAAAAAAGCAAGGGGAAGCGGTTTGGGACTGGCGATAAGCAAGCGGATCATTCAAATCCACGGCGGTATAATTGATGCAAAAAGTGAAGCTGGAAGCGGAAGTATATTTACTATGCGTTTACCGCTGCAGCAAATTTGTAATGCCCCGGAACAAGATTAA
- a CDS encoding response regulator, producing MKRFLIIDDDEGMCWALKKALEHENRDILTATSGSDGLALFDAYQIDLILLDIKMQDTNGLDVLQQIRQKNLEVPVLIMTGYSSLSIALQAIEKGATGYITKPVQIPRLKETIQKIFPEDNITEGV from the coding sequence ATGAAAAGATTTTTAATTATAGATGACGATGAAGGAATGTGTTGGGCACTAAAAAAAGCGCTGGAGCACGAAAACCGTGATATATTGACAGCCACCAGCGGTTCCGACGGCCTGGCACTATTTGATGCTTATCAGATTGATTTAATTTTATTAGATATAAAAATGCAAGATACAAATGGCTTGGATGTATTACAACAAATCAGACAGAAAAATTTAGAAGTACCCGTTTTGATTATGACGGGTTATAGTTCGCTGTCGATAGCTTTGCAAGCAATTGAAAAGGGAGCTACCGGTTATATTACAAAACCGGTGCAAATCCCTAGATTAAAAGAAACGATTCAAAAAATATTCCCGGAAGATAACATTACGGAAGGGGTGTAA
- a CDS encoding class I adenylate-forming enzyme family protein yields the protein MNLPMRLAEIARVSPGQEAIVFKNQRMTYAQLDTRVSQLASGFQQLGIKTGDRVLLAMRNCPEFVIAYYAIMRMKGIVVPVNPQYTINEMGVIIKDCMPTAVITCPERQELFDNIRQSINIPAGIIVNSCDSLNEDIKTFDQISDKSINAFQEVKYNREDVTEIMYIAGMTGKPKGVMLTNYNLYSNALTFSQACSLSPADRALLTAQAYHAGPQTCVMNSTIISGGTLVIQEGWRGAEEVLRAIDEEKITFFFGPPTMYSLMLKYPELDKYDTSSLRIALCGSASMPPDLYESLVSKLNIYLTEGYGLTETSPVVTLNFINKSGKKGSIGKPIPGVEVKIFDYEDREVPQGQVGEIVVRGPNVMKGFLNREEETRWALRNGWFHTGDLAYEDQDGYLYLVDRKKDLIIRGGININPHEVEEVLYEHPGIFEVAVVGVPDAVMGEEVLAYIMPRENYELDELKMKEFCKDKISKYKIPRYFRFVDNLPKTSSGKLMRKELKNWIAKQKPPV from the coding sequence ATGAACCTGCCTATGAGGCTTGCAGAAATTGCTCGGGTTTCCCCGGGTCAAGAGGCAATAGTATTCAAAAACCAGAGGATGACTTACGCTCAGCTAGATACCCGGGTCAGCCAATTGGCCAGTGGTTTCCAGCAACTGGGCATAAAAACAGGTGACCGGGTGCTGCTGGCTATGCGCAATTGCCCGGAATTTGTCATTGCATACTATGCTATTATGCGCATGAAGGGTATTGTGGTACCAGTCAATCCCCAGTATACCATCAATGAAATGGGTGTAATCATTAAGGATTGCATGCCTACCGCCGTTATAACCTGTCCGGAAAGGCAGGAATTGTTTGATAATATTAGACAATCCATAAATATACCTGCGGGTATCATTGTAAATAGCTGCGATTCACTTAATGAAGACATAAAAACATTCGATCAAATTAGCGATAAAAGCATTAATGCCTTTCAGGAAGTAAAATATAATCGCGAAGATGTAACTGAAATCATGTATATTGCCGGAATGACCGGCAAACCCAAGGGAGTAATGCTTACAAATTACAATCTTTACAGCAATGCACTGACATTCTCCCAGGCTTGTTCTTTAAGCCCGGCGGATCGCGCTCTTTTAACAGCGCAAGCTTACCATGCGGGACCACAAACCTGTGTCATGAATAGTACTATTATTTCAGGAGGTACCCTTGTAATACAGGAAGGTTGGAGAGGTGCGGAAGAGGTGCTACGGGCTATTGATGAAGAAAAAATTACCTTCTTTTTCGGCCCACCAACAATGTACAGCCTGATGCTCAAGTACCCGGAGTTGGACAAATATGATACCAGCTCACTGCGTATAGCGCTCTGTGGCTCTGCCAGCATGCCACCGGATCTTTATGAATCCCTGGTATCAAAGCTTAATATCTATCTTACTGAAGGTTACGGCTTAACTGAAACATCCCCAGTGGTAACACTAAACTTTATTAACAAATCAGGGAAAAAAGGTTCTATAGGAAAACCCATACCAGGCGTGGAAGTGAAAATATTTGATTACGAAGACCGGGAGGTTCCCCAAGGCCAGGTGGGCGAAATTGTTGTACGTGGTCCCAACGTAATGAAAGGGTTTTTAAACCGGGAAGAAGAAACCCGCTGGGCACTGCGTAATGGTTGGTTTCACACCGGAGATCTGGCATATGAAGATCAGGATGGCTATCTTTACCTAGTAGACCGAAAAAAGGATCTTATCATACGCGGTGGTATAAATATTAATCCCCACGAGGTTGAAGAAGTACTATACGAACACCCTGGCATATTTGAAGTTGCCGTAGTAGGTGTGCCGGACGCAGTAATGGGAGAAGAAGTGCTGGCCTATATAATGCCCAGAGAAAATTACGAATTAGATGAGTTGAAAATGAAAGAATTTTGCAAGGATAAAATATCAAAATATAAAATACCTCGCTATTTTCGTTTTGTAGATAATCTGCCCAAAACGTCATCCGGCAAATTAATGCGTAAAGAGCTAAAAAACTGGATTGCTAAACAAAAACCTCCGGTATAA